In Penicillium psychrofluorescens genome assembly, chromosome: 5, a single window of DNA contains:
- a CDS encoding uncharacterized protein (ID:PFLUO_007837-T1.cds;~source:funannotate), with protein sequence MRTGISKRQQQRNEKALAELLRVVPGNDRCADCGAATPGWASWNMGIFLCMRCAALHRKLGTHISKVKSLTMDTWTSEQVDNMKSHGNILANKIYNPRNVKPSIPADVDEADACMERFIRQKYQHRTLESGKPRPPSRDGARFVKPLPDPMDAPSSPEGSPPPLPPKTGKFFGFGLRSASSTSNLRRKKGKTDIDYHSPAFPQRPTQRLGAPVADVTTASFESKLSSLREMGFNNDKRNETVLRGLNEDLDRAVETLVRLGEGSNPPSGARTPASITNTASARPAPPPKLDTSNNPFDRAGASQTQSQPPSQPQSASYNPFDRPTPQPQPAQPLESSFQNLQMSRPLFPHSTGGYPNNVTSTFSPQNPYAASPQPVDNSFNPFFQTAPQPQAGTPNQSYPSPWAQQTNPFFNAGPQNPSIQQSQLQPQSQPQSATSTSGPTLPFPPPRHANTMPVMSSTSPFGASPFGPEPSFQSQPQPQQQQQQQQQLQAQSTGSYNPFQSATAPTTPQSAGPYPNQFPPQFQSQFQPQQPQHLVPQGTGRMDKNSILSLYNLAPSQSNIPPIPEQPQVQQQPVNGLYGTSPVPPLTNSLNSTPQTQPGSFVPSPQPTGGSFMASRNPFNGVVNGAANGTAPTGSGLAAQAGINPYPQSSGLGIGMAAGTGAPGVTPPMGMGMGMNSPPSAAGGPPGNPAFPRIHMTKPSVDVNGLQNGRHSPDAFASLSARYG encoded by the exons ATGCGGACGGGCATCAGCAAGCGCCAACAGCAGCGCAATGAGAAGGCCCTCGCGGAGCTGCTCCGCGTGGTCCCTGGCAATGACCGTTGTGCCGACTGCGGTGCTGCGACCCCAG GATGGGCGAGCTGGAAC ATGGGCATCTTCCTGTGCATGCGCTGCGCCGCGCTGCACCGCAAACTGGGCACGCACATCTCCAAGGTCAAGTCGCTGACCATGGATACGTGGACGTCGGAGCAAGTCGAC AATATGAAATCCCACGGCAACATACTCGCGAACAAGATCTATAACCCGAGGAACGTCAAGCCGTCTATTCCAGCAGACgttgacgaggccgacgcGTGCATGGAACGGTTCATCCGACAGAAATACCAGCATCGAACATTGGAGAGTGGGAAGCCTAGGCCGCCGAGCCGTGACGGTGCCAGGTTCGTCAAGCCGCTCCCGGATCCAATGGACGCTCCTTCGTCTCCCGAAGGCTCGCCTCCTCCGCTACCACCAAAGACCGGCAAATTCTTTGGCTTTGGTCTGCGCTcggcatcctcgacctccaaTCTGCGTcgcaagaagggcaagacAGACATCGACTACCACTCACCCGCGTTCCCCCAGAGACCAACGCAGAGGCTTGGGGCACCTGTCGCCGATGTGACCACTGCGTCTTTCGAGTCGAAATTGTCCTCTCTGCGTGAGATGGGGTTCAACAATGACAAACGGAATGAAACGGTTCTTCGGGGGCTCAACGAGGATTTGGACCGGGCGGTTGAGACTCTGGTGAGACTGGGCGAGGGAAGCAATCCGCCATCAGGAGCGAGAACTCCGGCTTCGATCACAAACACTGCATCCGCACgtccagcgcctcctcccAAGTTGGACACATCCAACAACCCCTTCGATCGGGCAGGGGCGAGCCAAACCCAGAGCCAGCCTCCAAGCCAGCCCCAGTCGGCGTCGTACAACCCATTCGATCGGCCAACTCCGCAGCCCCAACCTGCGCAGCCGTTGGAGTCATCTTTCCAGAATCTGCAGATGTCCCGGCCGTTGTTCCCGCACTCGACTGGTGGATATCCGAACAACGTGACCTCGACATTCTCTCCTCAGAATCCATACGCTGCCTCTCCGCAGCCAGTGGATAACTCCTTCAACCCTTTCTTCCAAACAGCGCCTCAACCGCAAGCTGGCACGCCCAATCAGTCCTATCCGAGCCCCTGGGCCCAGCAGACCAACCCGTTCTTCAATGCTGGGCCGCAAAATCCTTCGATCCAGCAGTCGCAATTGCAACCGCAGTCGCAGCCTCAATCGGCCACGTCAACATCAGGGCCGACTCTCCCATTCCCCCCGCCTCGTCATGCAAACACGATGCCAGTGATGTCTTCGACCTCACCATTCGGCGCTTCGCCTTTTGGACCGGAGCCTTCATTCCAGTCTCAGCCtcagccgcagcagcaacagcaacagcaacaacaactaCAAGCACAGAGCACTGGTTCCTACAATCCTTTCCAATCGGCAACAGCACCAACTACTCCACAGAGCGCTGGCCCGTACCCAAACCAATTCCCGCCACAGTTCCAATCACAATTCCAAccccagcagccgcagcatcTGGTCCCACAAGGCACCGGCCGCATGGATAAAAACAGCATTTTGTCTCTCTACAACCTCGCCCCCTCCCAATCGAACATCCCTCCTATCCCCGAACAGCCCCAGGTTCAACAACAGCCCGTAAATGGGTTATATGGCACCAGCCCGGTGCCACCACTGACAAACTCCCTCAATTCCACCCCGCAAACTCAGCCCGGCTCATTCGTGCCCTCCCCGCAACCAACCGGCGGGTCCTTCATGGCATCGCGTAACCCCTTCAACGGAGTCGTCAACGGAGCCGCCAACGGAACCGCGCCCACCGGGTCTGGTCTCGCTGCCCAAGCAGGCATCAATCCCTACCCTCAATCCTCGGGACTCGGTATTGGCATGGCAGCGGGCACGGGCGCACCAGGTGTTACCCCGCCAATGGGAATGGGAATGGGAATGAACTCTCCCCcctctgctgctggcggcCCACCGGGAAACCCGGCATTTCCTCGAATCCACATGACCAAGCCGAGTGTGGACGTCAACGGGTTGCAGAATGGTCGGCATAGCCCGGACGCGTTTGCGAGTCTCAGTGCACGATACGGCTGA
- a CDS encoding uncharacterized protein (ID:PFLUO_007838-T1.cds;~source:funannotate): MAGFLSFVRYLRLKALVSFMRLVLRFISSPPKPRPDSVLDVPSRDKHRTITAHVYKPSVEGAESTSPAPVLVNLYGSGLALPFHGMDDHFCRQVADAAGYVVLDVNYRLAPEYPFPAALNDLEDTIKYVLGRPNEYKASQLSVSGFSSGGTLALAAASTLFPRGTFQSLIAFYPATDLFQDPSLREAPVAGGKPRSPFWTKIFRESYIREMDPRDPRISPAFADTSNYPSKMLIVTAELDASALESEELAERAKSEGQADGRDVIIRRMKGCGHAFDKKMTGDVLVQARDETYELAVNMLKNVKMIYDAEKSCRLSLPSSLSTPTKMREKTRPYSETTPLIEVHVARQRRQYPHPALRLLRTLLPIAVILFLFPSIWSYLPWAHPLPHASWPEGNGLPYDQLQQILLNTPSAEKVREWSAYYTAGPHLAGKNLSQALWTLEKWKEFGVEDTTLATYDIYLNYPVDNRLALLKKSGGNTEVTFEVTFEATLEEDVLEEDPTSTLPDPVPAFHGYSATGNVTAQFVYANFGTYKDFEDLVNASIPLEGKIAIVKYGAILRGLKVKRAQELGMVGVIIYSDPQEDGEITEENGYETYPDGPARNPSAIQRGSTQFISTLPGDPTTPGYASKPGCERQDPQDSIPSIPSLPVSYKEVLPFLNALNGHGPKAEDFNKDWQGGGLGYKGVEYNIGPSPEDVVINLDNQQEYVTTPVWNVIGVVKGHIPDEVIILGNHRDAWIAGGAADPNSGSAALNEVVRSFGEALKTGWKPLRTIVFASWDGEEYGLLGSTEWVEDNLPWLSKANVAYLNVDVAAAGTEFHPSAAPLLNKVIYEATSLVQSPNQTVPGQTVRDVWDGKIGTMGSGSDFTAFQDFAGVASLDFGFIRAATDPVYHYHSNYDSFAWMEKFGDHDWSYHIACTKLWALVAARLVESPLIAFSATDYAKGLETYLHQIELAADSLPDGSHFDFAYLKLAIINFHEYAQRFDKYTAGLAERLGEHVPWYKWWKKFHLHFQIRVANDKYKGLERAFLYQPGLDGRNWFKHVIFAPGIWTGYSGTTYPGLVESLEAGDLENAKKWSRIIQKRMKAARKLLA; encoded by the exons ATGGCTGGCTTCTTATCCTTCGTGCGGTATCTGCGTTTGAAAGCCCTCGTCTCTTTTATGCGCCTCGTCCTGAGGTTCATttcctcgccgccaaagccCAGACCTGACTCTGTGCTAGACGTCCCGTCGCGTGATAAGCATCGTACTATCACAGCCCATGTCTACAAGCCAAGCGTGGAAGGCGCTGAAAGCACGTCACCCGCCCCAGTGCTGGTCAATCTGTATGGTTCCGGCCTCGCGCTTCCTTTCCATGGCATGGACGACCATTTCTGCCGGCAGGTTGCCGACGCCGCGGGCTatgtggtgctggatgtcAACTATCGTCTAGCCCCCGAGTATCCATTCCCCGCAGCTCTCAATGATCTCGAGGATACTATCAAATACGTGCTTGGCCGACCGAACGAGTACAAGGCCTCGCAGCTTTCCGTGTCGGGGTTTTCGTCGGGTGGCACCCTCGCGCTTGCCGCCGCCTCAACGCTATTTCCCCGCGGAACATTCCAGTCTCTGATCGCTTTCTATCCCGCGACAGACCTCTTTCAGGACCCGAGCCTGAGGGAAGCCCCAGTGGCAGGCGGAAAGCCACGCTCGCCATTCTGGACTAAGATCTTTCGAGAGTCCTACATAAGAGAGATGGATCCTCGCGATCCGAGAATCTCCCCAGCATTTGCGGATACATCTAATTATCCCTCCAAGATGCTGATCGTGACGGCGGAGTTGGACGCATCGGCGCTCGAGTCAGAGGAGTTGGCCGAGAGAGCAAAGAGCGAAGGTCAGGCGGATGGCAGGGATGTAATTATTCGGAGAATGAAGGGATGCGGCCATGCGTTTGACAAGAAAATGACGGGCgatgtcctcgtccaggcCAGAGATGAGACTTATGAACTAGCTGTCAATATGTTGAAGAATGTAAAGA TGATCTACGATGCGGAGAAGAGCTGTCGCCTCTCACTTCCTTCGTCCCTATCGACTCCTACGAAGATGAGGGAGAAAACCAGGCCGTACTCTGAGACAACACCTCTGATAGAGGTCCATGTCGCACGGCAACGGCGTCAATACCCCCACCCTGCGCTCCGTCTGCTCCGTACACTGCTGCCTATTGCAGTGATCCTCTTCCTGTTCCCCTCGATTTGGTCCTATCTCCCCTGGGCGCACCCGCTACCCCATGCATCCTGGCCAGAAGGCAACGGACTCCCCTATGATCAGCTACAGCAGATCCTCCTGAACACTCCGTCCGCGGAAAAGGTTCGCGAGTGGAGCGCTTACTATACGGCTGGCCCCCACCTGGCTGGCAAGAATCTTAGCCAAGCTTTGTGGACgttggagaaatggaaggaatTTGGCGTGGAAGATACGACTCTCGCGACCTATGACATCTACCTGAACTATCCAGTCGATAACCGTCTGGCTCTGCTGAAGAAGTCCGGCGGTAACACCGAGGTGACCTTCGAGGTGACCTTCGAGGCTACCTTGGAAGAAGACGTGCTCGAGGAGGATCCTACCTCTACCTTGCCAGACCCCGTGCCCGCTTTCCATGGGTATTCAGCTACTGGCAATGTGACCGCTCAGTTCGTGTATGCCAACTTTGGCACGTACAAAGACTTTGAGGATCTAGTGAACGCTAGTATCCCATTAGAAGGCAAGATTGCGATTGTCAAATATGGCGCCATCTTGCGTGGTCTAAAGGTGAAGAGAGCACAGGAGCTCGGCATGGTTGGCGTGATCATCTATAGTGATCCGCAAGAGGACGGCGAGATCACCGAGGAGAATGGTTACGAAACCTACCCCGATGGACCTGCACGGAACCCTAGTGCCATCCAGAGGGGCAGCACACAGTTCATAA GTACTCTTCCTGGTGACCCAACTACACCTGGGTATGCATCCAAACCTGGGTGCGAGCGACAAGATCCACAAGACTCAATCCCGTCTATTCCTTCCCTTCCCGTCTCATATAAAGAGGTCTTGCCCTTCTTAAATGCCCTGAATGGCCATGGGCCTAAAGCAGAGGACTTCAACAAGGACTGGCAAGGTGGCGGTCTGGGCTACAAGGGTGTGGAATACAACATTGGCCCTTCTCCGGAAGATGTGGTCATCAACCTAGACAACCAGCAGGAGTACGTGACGACTCCCGTGTGGAATGTCATCGGTGTCGTCAAGGGACATATCCCCGACGAGGTGATCATTCTTGGCAACCATCGTGATGCATGGATTGCTGGAGGTGCAGCCGACCCTAATAGTGGTTCCGCAGCACTCAACGAGGTTGTGCGCAGCTTCGGTGAAGCTCTGAAGACCGGATGGAAGCCCCTGCGCACTATCGTCTTTGCTAGCTGGGATGGCGAAGAGTACGGTCTTCTTGGCTCGACCGAGTGGGTTGAAGATAACCTCCCCTGGCTCTCTAAGGCCAACGTCGCGTACTTGAATGTTGATGTGGCTGCGGCTGGCACTGAGTTTCATCCTAGCGCCGCGCCTCTCCTAAACAAGGTTATCTACGAGGCCACTAGCCTAGTGCAGTCACCAAACCAAACCGTCCCCGGGCAGACGGTGCGCGATGTTTGGGATGGAAAGATTGGAACTATGGGTAGTGGAAGTGATTTCACCGCGTTCCAAGACTTTGCAGGTGTCGCCAGTCTAGATTTTGGATTTATCCGCGCAGCGACTGACCCTGTCTATCACTATCACTCTAATTACGACAGTTTTGCCTGGATGGAGAAATTCGGTGATCACGACTGGAGCTACCACATTGCGTGTACTAAGCTATGGGCACTAGTAGCAGCACGACTTGTCGAGTCGCCTTTGATCGCCTTTAGCGCCACTGATTACGCCAAGGGGTTAGAAACATACCTACACCAAATTGAGCTGGCAGCGGACAGCCTGCCCGATGGTTCGCACTTCGACTTTGCATATCTAAAACTTGCCATTATCAATTTCCACGAGTACGCCCAGCGCTTCGACAAGTACACTGCCGGTCTCGCCGAGAGGCTCGGCGAGCACGTTCCATGGTATAAATGGTGGAAGAAGTTCCATCTTCACTTCCAGATCCGCGTCGCAAATGACAAGTACAAGGGCCTCGAGCGCGCGTTCCTGTACCAGCCTGGCCTTGACGGCCGGAACTGGTTCAAGCACGTTATTTTCGCCCCAGGCATCTGGACTGGCTATTCCGGCACAACCTACCCCGGACTTGTGGAGAGCCTCGAAGCTGGCGACTTGGAAAATGCCAAG AAATGGAGCAGGATCATTCAAAAAAGGATGAAGGCGGCTAGGAAGCTTCTGGCATAA
- a CDS encoding uncharacterized protein (ID:PFLUO_007839-T1.cds;~source:funannotate), which yields MRSLIFYSLALLGLCEAAIYESPQNGLASRTPVGNGTICSNPRPNSCTFYSNCLEAQEQCGPNGYPIGYGLHYCALFAKVRSEMSESGQTWITNTMLCLQRDLVPYGTGAKSATCADLKKIAFGTHPRCYVDNGICKLPPSDWVIIVNTISLPELFGSWDSLKQVLETAGGCAEFYSWLIENEISSM from the coding sequence ATGAGGAGCCTCATTTTTTATTCCCTCGCGCTACTCGGGCTTTGCGAGGCAGCCATCTACGAAAGTCCCCAGAACGGACTCGCCAGCCGGACCCCTGTCGGAAACGGCACAATCTGCTCAAATCCCCGGCCAAACTCATGCACATTCTACTCAAACTGCCTTGAGGCGCAGGAGCAATGCGGCCCAAATGGCTATCCGATCGGCTACGGCCTCCACTATTGTGCCCTTTTCGCCAAAGTGCGGTCTGAAATGTCCGAGAGCGGCCAGACGTGGATCACGAACACCATGCTGTGCCTACAACGCGACCTCGTTCCGTACGGCACAGGCGCGAAGTCAGCGACCTGTGCCGACCTGAAGAAGATTGCGTTCGGGACGCATCCGCGCTGCTACGTCGACAACGGCATATGCAAGCTGCCACCGTCGGACTgggtcatcatcgtcaacaCGATTAGCTTGCCGGAGCTCTTTGGAAGCTGGGACTCACTAAAGCAGGTATTGGAGACGGCGGGAGGCTGCGCCGAGTTTTATTCGTGGTTGATCGAGAATGAGATCTCGTCAATGTAG
- a CDS encoding uncharacterized protein (ID:PFLUO_007840-T1.cds;~source:funannotate), whose amino-acid sequence MGLEAGEVFVHRNIANLVPNVDLNVMSVINYAVRHLQVKHIIVCGHYNCGGVKAALTPADLGLLNPWLRNIRDVYRLHEKELDEIADESSRYNRLTELNVVESCRNIIKTAAVQQSYRDHQYPIVHGWVFDLRDGLLKDLEVDFEGLLEDVKKIYSLSSDPNPK is encoded by the coding sequence ATGGGTCTAGAGGCTGGCGAGGTTTTCGTTCACCGCAATATCGCCAATCTAGTACCTAATGTCGACCTGAACGTCATGTCTGTGATAAATTATGCGGTGCGACACTTGCAGGTCAAGCACATCATTGTGTGCGGCCACTACAACTGTGGAGGCGTCAAAGCGGCGTTGACCCCGGCTGACTTGGGATTACTGAACCCCTGGCTCCGAAACATTCGCGACGTTTATCGTCTACATGAGAAGGAGCTCGACGAAATCGCCGATGAAAGCTCGAGATATAATCGATTAACCGAACTCAATGTGGTGGAATCCTGCAGGAATATCATCAAGACCGCTGCTGTCCAGCAAAGCTACCGAGATCATCAGTACCCGATCGTTCATGGGTGGGTTTTTGATCTGCGCGACGGCCTACTCAAAGACCTCGAGGTCGATTTTGAGGGGCTTTTAGAGGATGTGAAAAAGATCTATAGTCTGTCGTCGGATCCCAATCCCAAGTAA
- a CDS encoding uncharacterized protein (ID:PFLUO_007841-T1.cds;~source:funannotate) produces MAHEEDINQLPVTERDRSFVELNILDQLHSLRRFTEVTDAIKKGRLQIHGLVYDTKAEKAYRVLEGQQSSQDMS; encoded by the exons ATGG CacacgaagaagatatcAATCAACTCCCAGTGACGGAACGTGATCGCTCTTTTGTCGAGTTGAACATTCTTGATCAATTACATTCGCTACGCAGATTTACCGAAGTGACCGACGCGATTAAGAAGGGCCGCTTGCAAATCCATGGGCTGGTGTATGATAcaaaggccgagaaggcctATCGGGTGTTGGAAGGACAGCAAAGCTCTCAGGATATGAGCTAG